From one Mesoplodon densirostris isolate mMesDen1 chromosome 19, mMesDen1 primary haplotype, whole genome shotgun sequence genomic stretch:
- the ERF gene encoding ETS domain-containing transcription factor ERF, whose amino-acid sequence MKTPADTGFAFPDWAYKPESSPGSRQIQLWHFILELLRKEEYQGVIAWQGDYGEFVIKDPDEVARLWGVRKCKPQMNYDKLSRALRYYYNKRILHKTKGKRFTYKFNFNKLVLVNYPFIDVGLAGGAVPQSAPPVPTGGSHFRFPPSTPSEVLSPTEDPRSPPACSSSSSSLFSAVVARRLGRGSVSDCSDGTSELEEPLGEDPRARPPGPPELGAFRGPPLARLPHDPGVFRVYPRPRGGPEPLSPFPVSPLAGPGSLLPPQLSPALPMTPTHLAYTPSPTLSPMYPSGGGGPSGSGGGSHFSFSPEDMKRYLQAHTQSVYNYHLSPRAFLHYPGLVVPQPQRADKCPLPPMAPETPPVPSSASSSSSSSSSPFKFKLQPPPLGRRQRAAGEKALAGADKGSGGALGGGGGAGGLAEGAGALAPPAPPPLPPQIKVEPISEGESEEVEVTDISDEDEEDGEVFKTPRAPPAPPKPDPGEAPGAAQCMPLKLRFKRRWSEDCRLEGGGGPTGGLEDEGEDKKVRGEGSGEAGGPLTPRRVSSDLQHATAQLSLEHRDS is encoded by the exons ATGAAGACCCCGGCGGACAcag GGTTTGCCTTCCCGGATTGGGCCTACAAGCCGGAGTCATCCCCCGGCTCGAGGCAGATCCAGCTGTGGCACTTTATCCTGGAGCTGCTGCGGAAGGAGGAGTACCAGGGTGTCATCGCCTGGCAGGGGGACTACGGGGAGTTCGTCATCAAGGACCCCGACGAGGTGGCTCGGCTCTGGGGTGTCCGCAAGTGCAAGCCCCAGATGAATTATGACAAGCTGAGCCGGGCCCTGCG CTATTATTACAACAAACGTATTCTGCATAAGACTAAGGGGAAACGGTTCACCTACAAGTTCAACTTCAACAAACTGGTGCTGGTTAATTACCCTTTCATCGATGTGGGGTTGGCCG GGGGTGCGGTGCCCCAGAGCGCCCCGCCAGTGCCGACAGGCGGCAGCCACTTCCGCTTCCCTCCCTCAACGCCCTCCGAGGTGCTGTCTCCCACCGAGGACCCCCGCTCACCACCGGCCTGCTCTTCATCCTCATCCTCCCTCTTCTCGGCTGTGGTGGCCCGACGCCTGGGCCGAGGCTCTGTCAGTGACTGTAGCGATGGCACGTCAGAGCTGGAAGAGCCACTGGGAGAGGACCCCCGGGCCCGGCCGCCTGGCCCCCCGGAGCTGGGTGCCTTCCGCGGGCCCCCGCTGGCCCGCCTGCCCCACGACCCGGGTGTCTTCCGTGTCTACCCCCGGCCCCGGGGTGGCCCTGAGCCGCTCAGCCCTTTCCCCGTGTCGCCTCTAGCCGGGCCTGGCTCCCTGCTGCCCCCTCAGCTCTCACCGGCTCTGCCCATGACACCCACGCACCTGGCCTACACGCCCTCACCCACGCTGAGCCCTATGTACCCCAGTGGTGGGGGGGGCCCCAGCGGCTCGGGGGGAGGCTCCCACTTTTCCTTCAGCCCGGAGGACATGAAACGGTACCTGCAGGCCCACACCCAAAGCGTCTACAACTACCACCTCAGCCCCCGCGCCTTCCTGCACTACCCCGGGCTGGTGGTGCCGCAGCCCCAGCGCGCTGACAAGTGCCCGCTGCCGCCCATGGCACCCGAGACCCCACCAGTCCCCTCCTCAGCTtcgtcctcctcttcttcctcctcctctccattcAAGTTTAAGCTCCAGCCGCCCCCACTGGGACGCCGGCAGCGGGCGGCTGGGGAGAAGGCTCTGGCGGGCGCTGACAAGGGCAGTGGCGGTGCCCTCGGTGGTGGTGGCGGCGCAGGCGGGCTGGCCGAGGGGGCCGGGGCGCtggccccccccgcccccccgcccctcccaccccagatcAAGGTGGAGCCTATCTCGGAAGGCGAGTCAGAGGAGGTGGAGGTGACTGACATCAGCGACGAGGATGAGGAAGACGGGGAAGTGTTCAAGACGCCTCGTGCCCCCCCTGCACCCCCGAAGCCCGACCCCGGCGAGGCACCCGGGGCAGCCCAGTGCATGCCCCTCAAGTTGCGCTTTAAACGGCGCTGGAGTGAAGACTGTCGcctggaggggggtgggggccCCACTGGGGGCCTCGAGGATGAGGGAGAGGACAAGAAGGTGcgtggggaggggtctggggaGGCTGGGGGGCCCCTCACCCCAAGACGGGTGAGTTCTGACCTCCAGCACGCTACAGCCCAGCTCTCTCTGGAGCATCGAGATTCCTGA